The Vespula vulgaris chromosome 22, iyVesVulg1.1, whole genome shotgun sequence genome window below encodes:
- the LOC127071629 gene encoding transmembrane protein 17B-like, with protein sequence MWKSSVVNASDHIFPGLAYHDRKKEFYDIGNQIQSSLPLQMALYFNVWLLPIWFLISIISLDFKYLQLTDVYKFITVAIFLLISILECTRLYLGYHGNLAEKIPELASFWLISTLIQFPLELFLLLDNRTMLQFSERIVNSLMIFFLSIEIISGTVALKNSANHHAKRFYIAQLYGIEDRLN encoded by the exons ATGTGGAAATCATCGGTAGTAAATGCTTCAGATCATATATTTCCTGGTTTAGCATATCATGATCGTAAAAAGGAATTTTATGACATAG GTAATCAAATACAGTCTAGTTTACCGCTTCAAATGGCTTTATACTTTAACGTGTGGCTTTTGCCGATTTGGTTTcttataagtataataagtTTGGACTTCAAG tATTTACAATTAACGGAtgtgtataaatttataacagttgctatatttttacttatttcgATATTAGAATGTACTAGATTATACCTTGGATACCATGGTAATTTAGCTGAAaag aTTCCAGAACTAGCAAGCTTTTGGCTTATATCCACATTAATACAATTTCCGTTAGAATTATTTCTCCTTCTTGATAATAGAACTATGCTTCAGTTCAGTGAACGAATTGTTAAtagtttaatgatatttttccttagtatagaaataatttcaggGACTGTAGCATTAAAGAATTCAGCCAATCATCATgctaaaagattttatatagctCAATTATATGGAATAGAAGATaggttaaattaa
- the LOC127071626 gene encoding pleckstrin homology domain-containing family A member 8 isoform X2, producing the protein MALPSEETVPKVLINIRHFPDIVDGKISTENFLHASRDVVVIIEKFGKLFAPVKHDMDGNIEKLNNKYSLDKEKHKTLQDMILLEIEEGKTIIATESLIWLRSLYMILLFFEKIIEDHNTGKATDDLVAFLKEAYKMSLEPYHGWMIQQLFGLLSRMVPTRKQLLQTIADTKDFSEAIILRDMEIFSKNLRLNIENLQIFYEIHELEKYL; encoded by the exons ATGGCACTTCCATCGGAGGAAACAGTTCCAAaagtattgataaatataagacATTTTCCAGACATTGTTGATGGCAAAATATCTAcggaaaattttttacatgcTTCTCGTGATGTTGTAGTAATAATAG aaaaatttggaaaattattCGCACCAGTTAAACATGATATGGATGGCAACATAGag AAATTAAACAATAAGTATTCTCTggacaaagaaaaacacaaaACTTTGCAAGATATGATTTTATTGGAAATAGAAGAAGGTAAAACTATAATTGCTACCGAATCTTTGATATGGTTAAGAag CTTGTATAtgattctattattttttgaaaaaataattgaagatCATAATACTGGTAAAGCAACAGATGATCTAGTAGCATTTTTAAAGGAAGCATATAAAATGTCTTTAGAACCATATCATGGTTGGATGATACAGCAGCTTTTTGGT ttGCTGTCACGCATGGTACCTACTCGTAAACAGCTTTTACAAACAATTGCAGATACAAAAGATTTTTCAGAAGCAATAATTTTACGGGAtatggaaatattttcaaaaaatctaagattaaatatcgaaaatctacaaatattttatgaaatacatGAACTTGAGAAGTATCTCTAA
- the LOC127071626 gene encoding pleckstrin homology domain-containing family A member 8 isoform X1, giving the protein MALPSEETVPKVLINIRHFPDIVDGKISTENFLHASRDVVVIIEKFGKLFAPVKHDMDGNIEKLNNKYSLDKEKHKTLQDMILLEIEEGKTIIATESLIWLRRSLYMILLFFEKIIEDHNTGKATDDLVAFLKEAYKMSLEPYHGWMIQQLFGLLSRMVPTRKQLLQTIADTKDFSEAIILRDMEIFSKNLRLNIENLQIFYEIHELEKYL; this is encoded by the exons ATGGCACTTCCATCGGAGGAAACAGTTCCAAaagtattgataaatataagacATTTTCCAGACATTGTTGATGGCAAAATATCTAcggaaaattttttacatgcTTCTCGTGATGTTGTAGTAATAATAG aaaaatttggaaaattattCGCACCAGTTAAACATGATATGGATGGCAACATAGag AAATTAAACAATAAGTATTCTCTggacaaagaaaaacacaaaACTTTGCAAGATATGATTTTATTGGAAATAGAAGAAGGTAAAACTATAATTGCTACCGAATCTTTGATATGGTTAAGAag AAGCTTGTATAtgattctattattttttgaaaaaataattgaagatCATAATACTGGTAAAGCAACAGATGATCTAGTAGCATTTTTAAAGGAAGCATATAAAATGTCTTTAGAACCATATCATGGTTGGATGATACAGCAGCTTTTTGGT ttGCTGTCACGCATGGTACCTACTCGTAAACAGCTTTTACAAACAATTGCAGATACAAAAGATTTTTCAGAAGCAATAATTTTACGGGAtatggaaatattttcaaaaaatctaagattaaatatcgaaaatctacaaatattttatgaaatacatGAACTTGAGAAGTATCTCTAA
- the LOC127071626 gene encoding pleckstrin homology domain-containing family A member 8 isoform X3 — protein MALPSEETVPKVLINIRHFPDIVDGKISTENFLHASRDVVVIIEKFGKLFAPVKHDMDGNIEKLNNKYSLDKEKHKTLQDMILLEIEEGKTIIATESLIWLRRSLYMILLFFEKIIEDHNTGKATDDLVAFLKEAYKMSLEPYHGWMIQQLFGIQKIFQKQ, from the exons ATGGCACTTCCATCGGAGGAAACAGTTCCAAaagtattgataaatataagacATTTTCCAGACATTGTTGATGGCAAAATATCTAcggaaaattttttacatgcTTCTCGTGATGTTGTAGTAATAATAG aaaaatttggaaaattattCGCACCAGTTAAACATGATATGGATGGCAACATAGag AAATTAAACAATAAGTATTCTCTggacaaagaaaaacacaaaACTTTGCAAGATATGATTTTATTGGAAATAGAAGAAGGTAAAACTATAATTGCTACCGAATCTTTGATATGGTTAAGAag AAGCTTGTATAtgattctattattttttgaaaaaataattgaagatCATAATACTGGTAAAGCAACAGATGATCTAGTAGCATTTTTAAAGGAAGCATATAAAATGTCTTTAGAACCATATCATGGTTGGATGATACAGCAGCTTTTTGGT ATACAAAAGATTTTTCAGAAGCAATAA
- the LOC127071614 gene encoding uncharacterized protein LOC127071614 isoform X1: MVLADATLTDNHHRQRGFATNGNPEGITVCNLIDGETLTYSLALIRGRTPLACNYITVRAQKNVTSEWPVVGGEFRALVDLTRGSNKLELEAGGHKRRLTLLHEPRTTRLRVTPVYVVCAGHDGYFQGPRREDRSPESAATRIGLGARLLQTLTAEKLREAGHGKKTFQLERDLDGPECLVMHSMLHVDRARAMSQRELWELIARELMTGPLASKDRKYLAFLSCTRYRGAPSPRTHEDTLARTQGHAALGGGGLALFGSACLHTWPTCMAQVLPRFLDTTVVDTEQLMDDSNYRGTHGGCLATTLGSVLHELGHTFDLGHTREGIMGRGFDYVDRVFVGAAGIDFNRNPIRRDPQHTTVALSRPLSVTVTVQEPVLASPRRGRLLSETSRPSPSANARQLPGRLSAPASPELNRSFSKTLNAAELPSQPDRTFWGPSCAALLAYHRWFNTEVDNHSNRRHNDIEYDGKRNVARSRYGVRVIELRETSGGMVVGSRQFPGNRPPLEALVPPPPPHCLAALTLVAEDSTGNILKHALPTAF; encoded by the exons ATG GTGCTTGCGGATGCGACGCTGACGGATAATCATCACCGTCAGCGAGGATTCGCGACGAATGGCAATCCGGAAGGCATCACCGTTTGTAATCTGATAGACGGAGAGACTCTGACCTATAGTTTGGCCCTTATACGTGGTCGGACACCCTTGGCGTGTAATTATATCACCGTTCGGGCTCAAAAGAATGTGACATCGGAATGGCCAGTGGTTGGAGGCGAATTTCGCGCGTTAGTGGATCTCACGCGCGGATCCAACAAGCTGGAACTCGAGGCCGGCGGACACAAACGACGATTGACTCTTTTGCACGAACCAAGAACGACTAGATTACGAGTGACACCGGTATACGTTGTATGCGCGGGACACGATGGGTACTTTCAAGGTCCACGAAGAGAGGATAGATCACCGGAAAGCGCGGCAACAAGAATAGGTTTGGGTGCTAGACTCTTGCAAACTCTAACAGCAGAGAAACTGAGGGAAGCTGGGCACGGAAAGAAGACGTTTCAATTGGAACGCGATCTGGACGGTCCAGAGTGCTTGGTGATGCACAGTATGCTTCATGTGGACAGAGCACGAGCTATGTCGCAACGGGAATTATGGGAACTGATCGCACGCGAACTAATGACCGGTCCGTTAGCATCGAAGGACCGGAAATATTTAGCCTTCTTATCTTGCACGAGGTATCGCGGTGCGCCGAGTCCCCGTACTCACGAAGATACCTTAGCGAGAACGCAAGGTCATGCTGCTTTGGGTGGCGGTGGTTTAGCTCTTTTCGGTTCAGCTTGCTTGCATACGTGGCCTACCTGCATGGCTCAAGTATTGCCCCGATTTTTAGACACCACCGTCGTTGACACCGAACAATTGATGGATGACAGCAATTATCGAGGTACTCATGGTGGCTGTCTAGCGACTACTCTTGGATCGGTCTTACACGAGCTTGGGCACACGTTCGATCTCGGGCACACCAGGGAGGGTATTATGGGACGTGGTTTCGATTACGTCGATAGGGTCTTCGTTGGAGCGGCTGGAATCGATTTCAATCGAAATCCCATCAGGAGAGACCCCCAACACACGACTGTTGCTCTCAGTAGACCTCTCAGCGTCACGGTTACTGTACAAGAACCTGTATTGGCCAGTCCGCGGAGAGGCCGACTTTTATCCGAGACGTCCAGACCATCACCATCGGCGAACGCGAGACAACTTCCTGGCAGGTTATCCGCTCCAGCCAGTCCCGAACTGAACAGATCCTTCTCCAAAACTTTGAACGCTGCTGAACTACCCTCTCAACCGGATAGAACTTTTTGGGGACCTTCTTGCGCCGCTTTGCTCGCTTATCATCGATGGTTTAACACCGAAGTCGACAATCATTCCAACAGACGTCACAACGATATAGAGTACGATGGTAAAAG GAACGTCGCACGTTCTCGATACGGTGTTAGAGTGATCGAACTCAGAGAAACTTCTGGTGGTATGGTCGTTGGTTCTCGTCAATTTCCTGGTAATCGACCACCTTTAGAAGCATTGGTACCACCACCCCCACCTCACTGTCTGGCAGCTTTAACTCTAGTCGCTGAGGATTCCACGGGGAACATACTCAAACATGCGCTTCCAACTGCCTTCTGA